One Ooceraea biroi isolate clonal line C1 chromosome 6, Obir_v5.4, whole genome shotgun sequence genomic window carries:
- the LOC105281846 gene encoding mucin-5AC isoform X2 yields the protein MTLIGRASVRTVLLTSLLLTCIVLVMLARAEDVATLEYEQPLPATNERPRLDKDASVADRRQARASLHAELPSSKAKREQTLRNILAARRRQILNQRSHEPPRILASRTLRPGDTTSKDPPDILETQETRHSVYVTNARTETSIEEEIPQMSKESVEKIFAADLGLTEQEVESQTLKTSKDEAPSMSTTEKHESTFLTSSTIAPPSPSVLASQKPLDADARKKNTVSMPESLYNHFRPVESNIPVEDMSQFLYFGQKLQPDAQNVTGTSSNNSVETTSTVPVPSRRRYSAKRFSATMAAPAEEIANDEMNIALERRTVEKNQVSRIKNTFRSSGSGMYYRKPRPTADVASNVIPGNESSVIAGSSDTRNEMNTVDDKSRRDDLAPRERGSSVHVVGTSTTTQLPQQRTRDDGDAEASVASSEINAKFANATVVATNGVNASLQKASADFQKGINAKQVTESKADARSVEKSERKLAGVKMISPRAGLGSRENDSASSTIRDEVRTTTSPLQPESSTLRIVVPDESFGSSSFAIDNERAHRNTVKQQPVADRPVRVTAGGNIAPKSAALTPSTTETVAPADSKQPGSQQQQQHQQQQHVYAYTITNVTRLLRNYTGPGISGEEEQGGAATTGRPAGSGAEITSGGPSSQQRPQQQQQPPPPPPSSPLLLPRASIEPARTPAGLSAGATVEPVVAAGASASVAGGQVGERPRKVVPQQQQRATSQRAATWASPHSSANDSVTRSAKSPEAGNRGSIRWNHGKSRISEQEGANDRRFLRKSASAVLNQRSTINDDSSLVASSKRRRVLTPPSALSSSSRRVKPSDREEIQSTSVLVVDDRSSNGTVASRTSRTDDGGAGSPREAARASGVNEVPSDSNSTVTTMGNLSRNSSAIGDTTNSTDPSVLVDAMTTTERSDVLAEDVPTVKVSSVKDGDNVESAAGDNDKNVAMPNRIESDVDATMNGVATTTVTVTGRVSETVATTTTTTTTPTPAAAPVFPVTPKILTEEERTTAPPETFTLRPTDAGRAPESSNLDPSEIQKRYRAKDATTTSTTTTTASPVSASPIQNDTRPVSDARPIPSGKPEVPVSSTPAVMENGKRVSGERSPEVRARNLSDKSKDKDDVLPIMHLYNTSDIFNGSGSIDGFARSTEPPRVVLPVEPLDEKNPATTTTSGTTMTEKVPDQTTIVNGPIEINGTTSTTVPVPRLREPTQPIATNSRKDKHEDNRDSQDATAAPVSKGSPVAPATNRTRYRPAYHHSILPEYNGTMHHHPAELNGTFFETGGPISVSPRESLNITEVISKRHDGDAIATQETVAVVSYILATLVVFPIAVGVGLILRRLILRNRKVLEESDTSSEISCRKDALNLENGDFKTSIEKAITKLPRIQHLCHEAEKPPPPPSPESRWEFSRDKLRLQTVLGQGNFGQVWKAEADDLTGHQGTTRLVAVKTVKEGASDREKEDLDRELEIMKQLGSHPNVVTLLGCCTEEEPHYLILEYVMYGKLLAYLRDHRTRQYFYNFSEDSAALTSRDLTVFGYCVARGMEYLASKKIIHRDLAARNVLVDHNKLCKIADFGMSRFANEDGEVIETRHGRNALPIRWMAPESLIYSLFTTKTDVWSFGILMWEIVTLGSTPYPDMTAREVMRNVHNGYRLERPSHCRSELFRVISRCWHADPDRRPEFQTLRRDLAQLLEDNMNGHPVYIYM from the exons ACGCGTCAGTCGCGGATCGCCGTCAAGCACGCGCATCTCTGCACGCAGAACTGCCATCGTCGAAAGCGAAACGCGAGCAGACGCTTCGCAACATTCTGGCGGCCAGGAGACGGCAGATCCTGAACCAACGCTCGCACGAGCCGCCTCGGATCCTCGCGAGTCGCACGCTGCGACCTGGTGATACTACTTCGAAGGATCCTCCGGACATTCTCGAGACCCAGGAGACCAGGCACAGCGTTTACGTCACCAATGCACGAACAGAAACGTCAATTGAAGAGGAGATTCCGCAAATGTCCAAGGAATCCGTCGAGAAAATTTTCGCCGCTGACCTTGGCTTGACGGAACAGGAAGTCGAGTCGCAAACCCTGAAGACGTCAAAGGATGAAGCTCCATCAATGTCAACGACCGAGAAGCATGAAAGTACTTTTTTGACATCATCCACGATCGCTCCACCTTCGCCGAGCGTGCTCGCTAGTCAGAAGCCGTTAGACGCAGACGCGCGCAAGAAGAACACTGTGTCGATGCCGGAATCGCTGTACAACCACTTCCGGCCAGTGGAGAGCAACATTCCGGTGGAGGACATGTCGCAGTTCCTCTACTTCGGCCAGAAGCTCCAGCCGGACGCGCAGAACGTTACCGGCACCAGCAGTAATAATTCCGTGGAGACCACGTCGACGGTGCCGGTTCCATCGCGCAGAAGATACTCTGCAAAGAGGTTTAGCGCGACGATGGCCGCTCCGGCGGAGGAGATCGCGAACGACGAGATGAACATCGCGCTGGAACGCCGGACAGTCGAAAAGAATCAAGTGTCGAGGATCAAGAACACGTTCCGGAGCTCGGGCAGCGGGATGTACTACCGGAAGCCGAGACCCACGGCGGATGTCGCGTCCAACGTCATCCCGGGTAACGAGTCAAGCGTAATCGCCGGTAGCTCGGACACGAGAAACGAGATGAATACGGTGGACGACaagtcgcgtcgcgacgacctggcgccgcgagagagaggaagcaGCGTCCACGTGGTCGGGACGAGCACGACGACCCAGCTACCACAGCAGCGCACGCGTGATGATGGCGATGCCGAGGCGAGCGTCGCGAGCAGCGAGATCAACGCGAAATTCGCGAACGCGACCGTCGTAGCCACGAACGGAGTTAACGCGAGTCTTCAGAAGGCATCGGCCGATTTCCAGAAGGGAATCAATGCGAAGCAAGTCACCGAATCGAAGGCTGACGCGAGGAGCGTGGAGAAATCGGAGCGGAAGCTAGCGGGTGTCAAGATGATCTCGCCGAGGGCGGGCCTGGGGTCACGCGAGAACGATAGCGCGTCGTCGACGATCCGCGACGAGGTAAGAACGACGACATCACCGCTACAACCGGAATCGTCGACGTTGCGGATCGTGGTGCCAGACGAGAGCTTCGGGTCGTCGAGTTTCGCGATCGACAACGAGCGGGCCCATCGGAATACCGTTAAGCAGCAACCGGTCGCGGATCGACCGGTTCGCGTGACAGCCGGCGGCAATATCGCTCCGAAATCAGCGGCACTGACGCCGTCGACGACGGAGACGGTCGCACCTGCCGACTCCAAGCAACCGGGGtcacaacagcaacagcagcatcagcaacagcaacacGTGTACGCTTACACGATAACGAACGTGACGCGATTGTTGCGCAACTACACCGGACCCGGGATAAGCGGCGAGGAAGAGCAAGGAGGAGCTGCCACCACCGGTCGTCCTGCTGGTAGCGGCGCCGAGATAACGAGCGGTGGACCGTCGTCGCAGCAGCGGcctcagcagcagcagcaaccaccgccgccgccgccgtcttCTCCTCTTCTGCTTCCTCGTGCCAGTATAGAACCGGCGCGTACGCCGGCGGGACTCAGTGCCGGCGCGACCGTCGAGCCAGTCGTAGCCGCTGGAGCGTCGGCCAGTGTTGCAGGCGGCCAAGTGGGGGAACGACCGAGGAAAGTCGTTccacagcagcagcaacgcgCGACCAGTCAACGAGCAGCGACCTGGGCCTCGCCGCATTCATCCGCGAACGACAGCGTCACGAGGTCCGCCAAGTCGCCCGAGGCCGGAAATAGAGGTTCGATCAGGTGGAACCACGGCAAGTCGCGGATCAGCGAGCAGGAGGGTGCTAATGACCGGAGGTTTCTACGAAAGAGCGCGAGCGCGGTGCTGAACCAGAGATCAACCATCAACGACGACTCCTCTTTGGTGGCGTCGAGCAAGCGTCGCAGGGTACTGACACCGCCGAGTGCGCTGTCCTCTTCGAGCAGAAGAGTCAAGCCCAGCGATCGGGAGGAGATCCAGAGTACCAGCGTGTTAGTGGTGGACGATCGATCGTCGAACGGGACGGTCGCGAGTCGAACGAGCCGTACGGACGATGGAGGCGCTGGTTCTCCTAGGGAAGCCGCGCGCGCCAGCGGGGTGAACGAAGTGCCGAGTGACAGCAATTCGACGGTCACCACCATGGGGAACCTGAGTCGAAATTCGAGTGCGATCGGCGATACGACGAACTCGACCGATCCATCAGTCCTCGTCGATGCGATGACAACGACGGAGAGGTCCGACGTCCTCGCGGAAGATGTGCCTACCGTAAAAGTGTCTAGTGTAAAAGATGGGGACAATGTCGAGAGTGCGGCTGGGGACAACGACAAGAATGTCGCGATGCCGAACAGGATCGAGAGTGATGTGGACGCAACGATGAATGGCGTCGCTACGACGACCGTGACAGTGACCGGGAGAGTTTCCGAGACAGTCGCCACAacgactacgacgacgacgacgccgacgccggcGGCAGCGCCGGTTTTCCCGGTCACGCCAAAGATACTGACGGAAGAGGAAAGGACCACCGCTCCACCGGAGACTTTCACCTTAAGGCCGACGGACGCCGGGAGAGCACCGGAATCGAGCAACCTGGATCCCTCGGAGATCCAGAAGAGGTACCGGGCCAAAGACGCAACAAcaacgtcaacgacgacgacgacagcgtCGCCGGTGTCGGCTTCGCCGATTCAGAACGACACACGTCCAGTGAGCGACGCGAGACCGATACCGAGCGGAAAACCGGAAGTGCCCGTTTCGTCGACGCCCGCGGTGATGGAGAACGGGAAACGCGTATCCGGCGAGAGATCGCCGGAAGTCAGGGCGCGCAATTTGTCGGACAAGTCGAAGGACAAGGACGACGTGCTACCAATCATGCACCTGTACAACACGTCGGACATCTTCAACGGCAGCGGGTCGATCGACGGGTTCGCGCGTAGCACGGAACCACCGCGAGTGGTACTTCCGGTGGAGCCGCTGGACGAGAAGAATCCTGCAACGACGACAACCTCGGGAACAACGATGACGGAGAAGGTTCCCGATCAGACCACGATCGTTAACGGTCCAATCGAAATCAACGGAACTACCTCGACCACCGTTCCGGTACCAAGACTCAGAGAACCCACTCAACCGATCGCAACAAACTCTCGAAAAGACAAGCACGAGGATAATCGTGATTCGCAGGATGCCACCGCTGCACCAGTGTCCAAAGGATCCCCCGTCGCTCCCGCGACCAACAGGACCAGGTACAGGCCAGCCTATCATCACTCGATCCTGCCGGAGTACAACGGCACGATGCACCACCACCCAGCCGAGCTGAACGGGACGTTCTTCGAGACCGGCGGGCCGATCTCGGTGAGCCCGCGGGAATCGCTGAACATCACCGAGGTGATATCGAAGCGGCACGACGGCGACGCGATCGCCACCCAGGAGACGGTCGCCGTGGTCAGCTACATCCTGGCCACTCTTGTGGTATTTCCCATCGCCGTCGGCGTCGGGCTCATTCTCAGAAGACTGATACTTAGGAATCGTAAG GTGCTCGAAGAGTCGGACACGTCATCGGAGATAAGCTGCAGGAAGGACGCTCTTAATCTGGAAAACGGCGATTTCAAAACGTCCATCGAGAAGGCGATCACGAAGCTACCGAGGATACAGCACTTG TGTCATGAAGCTGAGAAACCGCCGCCTCCGCCTTCGCCGGAATCCAGATGGGAGTTTTCTAGAGATAAGCTTAGACTGCAGACGGTCCTCGGGCAAGGAAACTTCGGCCAG GTGTGGAAAGCCGAAGCCGACGACTTGACAGGTCACCAAGGCACGACTCGATTAGTGGCGGTGAAAACCGTGAAGGAAGGCGCTTCCGATCGAGAGAAGGAAGACTTGGATCGAGAACTCGAAATCATGAAGCAGTTGGGCAGTCATCCGAACGTCGTGACGCTTTTGGGCTGCTGCACCGAGGAAG AGCCTCATTATCTTATACTGGAGTACGTTATGTACGGCAAACTGCTCGCGTATCTGCGCGACCACCGCACCAGGCAGTACTTTTACAACTTCAGCGAGGACTCTGCGGCCTTGACATCCAGGGATCTCACGGTTTTCGGATATTGCGTCGCCAGGGGCATGGAGTACCTTGCATCGAAAAAG ATCATCCACCGTGACCTCGCCGCCAGAAACGTCCTCGTGGATCACAACAAGCTCTGCAAGATCGCCGACTTCGGCATGTCGAGGTTCGCCAACGAGGACGGCGAGGTGATCGAGACCAGGCACGGCAGGAACGCCCTGCCCATCCGATGGATGGCACCGGAGTCCTTGATCTACTCCCTCTTCACGACGAAGACCGATGTTTGGAGCTTCGGGATCCTCATGTGGGAGATCGTCACTCTAG GCTCGACACCGTACCCGGATATGACGGCGCGGGAGGTCATGCGGAACGTGCACAACGGCTACCGGCTGGAGAGACCTTCGCACTGCCGAAGCGAGCTCTTCAGGGTGATATCCCGATGTTGGCACGCCGACCCCGACCGCAGGCCGGAATTCCAGACCCTACGCAGGGATCTCGCCCAGCTGCTCGAGGACAACATGAAC ggccaccctgtatatatatatatgtaa
- the LOC105281846 gene encoding mucin-5AC isoform X1 — MTLIGRASVRTVLLTSLLLTCIVLVMLARAEDVATLEYEQPLPATNERPRLDKDASVADRRQARASLHAELPSSKAKREQTLRNILAARRRQILNQRSHEPPRILASRTLRPGDTTSKDPPDILETQETRHSVYVTNARTETSIEEEIPQMSKESVEKIFAADLGLTEQEVESQTLKTSKDEAPSMSTTEKHESTFLTSSTIAPPSPSVLASQKPLDADARKKNTVSMPESLYNHFRPVESNIPVEDMSQFLYFGQKLQPDAQNVTGTSSNNSVETTSTVPVPSRRRYSAKRFSATMAAPAEEIANDEMNIALERRTVEKNQVSRIKNTFRSSGSGMYYRKPRPTADVASNVIPGNESSVIAGSSDTRNEMNTVDDKSRRDDLAPRERGSSVHVVGTSTTTQLPQQRTRDDGDAEASVASSEINAKFANATVVATNGVNASLQKASADFQKGINAKQVTESKADARSVEKSERKLAGVKMISPRAGLGSRENDSASSTIRDEVRTTTSPLQPESSTLRIVVPDESFGSSSFAIDNERAHRNTVKQQPVADRPVRVTAGGNIAPKSAALTPSTTETVAPADSKQPGSQQQQQHQQQQHVYAYTITNVTRLLRNYTGPGISGEEEQGGAATTGRPAGSGAEITSGGPSSQQRPQQQQQPPPPPPSSPLLLPRASIEPARTPAGLSAGATVEPVVAAGASASVAGGQVGERPRKVVPQQQQRATSQRAATWASPHSSANDSVTRSAKSPEAGNRGSIRWNHGKSRISEQEGANDRRFLRKSASAVLNQRSTINDDSSLVASSKRRRVLTPPSALSSSSRRVKPSDREEIQSTSVLVVDDRSSNGTVASRTSRTDDGGAGSPREAARASGVNEVPSDSNSTVTTMGNLSRNSSAIGDTTNSTDPSVLVDAMTTTERSDVLAEDVPTVKVSSVKDGDNVESAAGDNDKNVAMPNRIESDVDATMNGVATTTVTVTGRVSETVATTTTTTTTPTPAAAPVFPVTPKILTEEERTTAPPETFTLRPTDAGRAPESSNLDPSEIQKRYRAKDATTTSTTTTTASPVSASPIQNDTRPVSDARPIPSGKPEVPVSSTPAVMENGKRVSGERSPEVRARNLSDKSKDKDDVLPIMHLYNTSDIFNGSGSIDGFARSTEPPRVVLPVEPLDEKNPATTTTSGTTMTEKVPDQTTIVNGPIEINGTTSTTVPVPRLREPTQPIATNSRKDKHEDNRDSQDATAAPVSKGSPVAPATNRTRYRPAYHHSILPEYNGTMHHHPAELNGTFFETGGPISVSPRESLNITEVISKRHDGDAIATQETVAVVSYILATLVVFPIAVGVGLILRRLILRNRKVLEESDTSSEISCRKDALNLENGDFKTSIEKAITKLPRIQHLCHEAEKPPPPPSPESRWEFSRDKLRLQTVLGQGNFGQVWKAEADDLTGHQGTTRLVAVKTVKEGASDREKEDLDRELEIMKQLGSHPNVVTLLGCCTEEEPHYLILEYVMYGKLLAYLRDHRTRQYFYNFSEDSAALTSRDLTVFGYCVARGMEYLASKKIIHRDLAARNVLVDHNKLCKIADFGMSRFANEDGEVIETRHGRNALPIRWMAPESLIYSLFTTKTDVWSFGILMWEIVTLGSTPYPDMTAREVMRNVHNGYRLERPSHCRSELFRVISRCWHADPDRRPEFQTLRRDLAQLLEDNMNGHYVDLESFASERTD; from the exons ACGCGTCAGTCGCGGATCGCCGTCAAGCACGCGCATCTCTGCACGCAGAACTGCCATCGTCGAAAGCGAAACGCGAGCAGACGCTTCGCAACATTCTGGCGGCCAGGAGACGGCAGATCCTGAACCAACGCTCGCACGAGCCGCCTCGGATCCTCGCGAGTCGCACGCTGCGACCTGGTGATACTACTTCGAAGGATCCTCCGGACATTCTCGAGACCCAGGAGACCAGGCACAGCGTTTACGTCACCAATGCACGAACAGAAACGTCAATTGAAGAGGAGATTCCGCAAATGTCCAAGGAATCCGTCGAGAAAATTTTCGCCGCTGACCTTGGCTTGACGGAACAGGAAGTCGAGTCGCAAACCCTGAAGACGTCAAAGGATGAAGCTCCATCAATGTCAACGACCGAGAAGCATGAAAGTACTTTTTTGACATCATCCACGATCGCTCCACCTTCGCCGAGCGTGCTCGCTAGTCAGAAGCCGTTAGACGCAGACGCGCGCAAGAAGAACACTGTGTCGATGCCGGAATCGCTGTACAACCACTTCCGGCCAGTGGAGAGCAACATTCCGGTGGAGGACATGTCGCAGTTCCTCTACTTCGGCCAGAAGCTCCAGCCGGACGCGCAGAACGTTACCGGCACCAGCAGTAATAATTCCGTGGAGACCACGTCGACGGTGCCGGTTCCATCGCGCAGAAGATACTCTGCAAAGAGGTTTAGCGCGACGATGGCCGCTCCGGCGGAGGAGATCGCGAACGACGAGATGAACATCGCGCTGGAACGCCGGACAGTCGAAAAGAATCAAGTGTCGAGGATCAAGAACACGTTCCGGAGCTCGGGCAGCGGGATGTACTACCGGAAGCCGAGACCCACGGCGGATGTCGCGTCCAACGTCATCCCGGGTAACGAGTCAAGCGTAATCGCCGGTAGCTCGGACACGAGAAACGAGATGAATACGGTGGACGACaagtcgcgtcgcgacgacctggcgccgcgagagagaggaagcaGCGTCCACGTGGTCGGGACGAGCACGACGACCCAGCTACCACAGCAGCGCACGCGTGATGATGGCGATGCCGAGGCGAGCGTCGCGAGCAGCGAGATCAACGCGAAATTCGCGAACGCGACCGTCGTAGCCACGAACGGAGTTAACGCGAGTCTTCAGAAGGCATCGGCCGATTTCCAGAAGGGAATCAATGCGAAGCAAGTCACCGAATCGAAGGCTGACGCGAGGAGCGTGGAGAAATCGGAGCGGAAGCTAGCGGGTGTCAAGATGATCTCGCCGAGGGCGGGCCTGGGGTCACGCGAGAACGATAGCGCGTCGTCGACGATCCGCGACGAGGTAAGAACGACGACATCACCGCTACAACCGGAATCGTCGACGTTGCGGATCGTGGTGCCAGACGAGAGCTTCGGGTCGTCGAGTTTCGCGATCGACAACGAGCGGGCCCATCGGAATACCGTTAAGCAGCAACCGGTCGCGGATCGACCGGTTCGCGTGACAGCCGGCGGCAATATCGCTCCGAAATCAGCGGCACTGACGCCGTCGACGACGGAGACGGTCGCACCTGCCGACTCCAAGCAACCGGGGtcacaacagcaacagcagcatcagcaacagcaacacGTGTACGCTTACACGATAACGAACGTGACGCGATTGTTGCGCAACTACACCGGACCCGGGATAAGCGGCGAGGAAGAGCAAGGAGGAGCTGCCACCACCGGTCGTCCTGCTGGTAGCGGCGCCGAGATAACGAGCGGTGGACCGTCGTCGCAGCAGCGGcctcagcagcagcagcaaccaccgccgccgccgccgtcttCTCCTCTTCTGCTTCCTCGTGCCAGTATAGAACCGGCGCGTACGCCGGCGGGACTCAGTGCCGGCGCGACCGTCGAGCCAGTCGTAGCCGCTGGAGCGTCGGCCAGTGTTGCAGGCGGCCAAGTGGGGGAACGACCGAGGAAAGTCGTTccacagcagcagcaacgcgCGACCAGTCAACGAGCAGCGACCTGGGCCTCGCCGCATTCATCCGCGAACGACAGCGTCACGAGGTCCGCCAAGTCGCCCGAGGCCGGAAATAGAGGTTCGATCAGGTGGAACCACGGCAAGTCGCGGATCAGCGAGCAGGAGGGTGCTAATGACCGGAGGTTTCTACGAAAGAGCGCGAGCGCGGTGCTGAACCAGAGATCAACCATCAACGACGACTCCTCTTTGGTGGCGTCGAGCAAGCGTCGCAGGGTACTGACACCGCCGAGTGCGCTGTCCTCTTCGAGCAGAAGAGTCAAGCCCAGCGATCGGGAGGAGATCCAGAGTACCAGCGTGTTAGTGGTGGACGATCGATCGTCGAACGGGACGGTCGCGAGTCGAACGAGCCGTACGGACGATGGAGGCGCTGGTTCTCCTAGGGAAGCCGCGCGCGCCAGCGGGGTGAACGAAGTGCCGAGTGACAGCAATTCGACGGTCACCACCATGGGGAACCTGAGTCGAAATTCGAGTGCGATCGGCGATACGACGAACTCGACCGATCCATCAGTCCTCGTCGATGCGATGACAACGACGGAGAGGTCCGACGTCCTCGCGGAAGATGTGCCTACCGTAAAAGTGTCTAGTGTAAAAGATGGGGACAATGTCGAGAGTGCGGCTGGGGACAACGACAAGAATGTCGCGATGCCGAACAGGATCGAGAGTGATGTGGACGCAACGATGAATGGCGTCGCTACGACGACCGTGACAGTGACCGGGAGAGTTTCCGAGACAGTCGCCACAacgactacgacgacgacgacgccgacgccggcGGCAGCGCCGGTTTTCCCGGTCACGCCAAAGATACTGACGGAAGAGGAAAGGACCACCGCTCCACCGGAGACTTTCACCTTAAGGCCGACGGACGCCGGGAGAGCACCGGAATCGAGCAACCTGGATCCCTCGGAGATCCAGAAGAGGTACCGGGCCAAAGACGCAACAAcaacgtcaacgacgacgacgacagcgtCGCCGGTGTCGGCTTCGCCGATTCAGAACGACACACGTCCAGTGAGCGACGCGAGACCGATACCGAGCGGAAAACCGGAAGTGCCCGTTTCGTCGACGCCCGCGGTGATGGAGAACGGGAAACGCGTATCCGGCGAGAGATCGCCGGAAGTCAGGGCGCGCAATTTGTCGGACAAGTCGAAGGACAAGGACGACGTGCTACCAATCATGCACCTGTACAACACGTCGGACATCTTCAACGGCAGCGGGTCGATCGACGGGTTCGCGCGTAGCACGGAACCACCGCGAGTGGTACTTCCGGTGGAGCCGCTGGACGAGAAGAATCCTGCAACGACGACAACCTCGGGAACAACGATGACGGAGAAGGTTCCCGATCAGACCACGATCGTTAACGGTCCAATCGAAATCAACGGAACTACCTCGACCACCGTTCCGGTACCAAGACTCAGAGAACCCACTCAACCGATCGCAACAAACTCTCGAAAAGACAAGCACGAGGATAATCGTGATTCGCAGGATGCCACCGCTGCACCAGTGTCCAAAGGATCCCCCGTCGCTCCCGCGACCAACAGGACCAGGTACAGGCCAGCCTATCATCACTCGATCCTGCCGGAGTACAACGGCACGATGCACCACCACCCAGCCGAGCTGAACGGGACGTTCTTCGAGACCGGCGGGCCGATCTCGGTGAGCCCGCGGGAATCGCTGAACATCACCGAGGTGATATCGAAGCGGCACGACGGCGACGCGATCGCCACCCAGGAGACGGTCGCCGTGGTCAGCTACATCCTGGCCACTCTTGTGGTATTTCCCATCGCCGTCGGCGTCGGGCTCATTCTCAGAAGACTGATACTTAGGAATCGTAAG GTGCTCGAAGAGTCGGACACGTCATCGGAGATAAGCTGCAGGAAGGACGCTCTTAATCTGGAAAACGGCGATTTCAAAACGTCCATCGAGAAGGCGATCACGAAGCTACCGAGGATACAGCACTTG TGTCATGAAGCTGAGAAACCGCCGCCTCCGCCTTCGCCGGAATCCAGATGGGAGTTTTCTAGAGATAAGCTTAGACTGCAGACGGTCCTCGGGCAAGGAAACTTCGGCCAG GTGTGGAAAGCCGAAGCCGACGACTTGACAGGTCACCAAGGCACGACTCGATTAGTGGCGGTGAAAACCGTGAAGGAAGGCGCTTCCGATCGAGAGAAGGAAGACTTGGATCGAGAACTCGAAATCATGAAGCAGTTGGGCAGTCATCCGAACGTCGTGACGCTTTTGGGCTGCTGCACCGAGGAAG AGCCTCATTATCTTATACTGGAGTACGTTATGTACGGCAAACTGCTCGCGTATCTGCGCGACCACCGCACCAGGCAGTACTTTTACAACTTCAGCGAGGACTCTGCGGCCTTGACATCCAGGGATCTCACGGTTTTCGGATATTGCGTCGCCAGGGGCATGGAGTACCTTGCATCGAAAAAG ATCATCCACCGTGACCTCGCCGCCAGAAACGTCCTCGTGGATCACAACAAGCTCTGCAAGATCGCCGACTTCGGCATGTCGAGGTTCGCCAACGAGGACGGCGAGGTGATCGAGACCAGGCACGGCAGGAACGCCCTGCCCATCCGATGGATGGCACCGGAGTCCTTGATCTACTCCCTCTTCACGACGAAGACCGATGTTTGGAGCTTCGGGATCCTCATGTGGGAGATCGTCACTCTAG GCTCGACACCGTACCCGGATATGACGGCGCGGGAGGTCATGCGGAACGTGCACAACGGCTACCGGCTGGAGAGACCTTCGCACTGCCGAAGCGAGCTCTTCAGGGTGATATCCCGATGTTGGCACGCCGACCCCGACCGCAGGCCGGAATTCCAGACCCTACGCAGGGATCTCGCCCAGCTGCTCGAGGACAACATGAACGGCCACTACGTGGACCTCGAGAGCTTCGCTTCCGAGCGCACCGACTGA